GACTTCACGTCGCCATCAAGATGATAGACAAAGCGCGGATGAACAGCGCCGGAATGGCCGATCGAGTCCGACAAGAAGTCGCCATTCACTCCCGGTTAAAACATCCCTCCATTCTGGAGCTGTACACCTTCTTCGAAGACGCTCATTACGTCTATCTCGTATTAGAGCTGGCACATAACGGATCACTGGCTAGTCGTTTTAGGTAAAATCATACTTTTCTCTCCATACATTTTCTCCCTATGTGACGTctaattcaatttcaaattcaGACTAGATGCGATTGGGATGAGTGAAGAAGACTCTGCGAATATTCTACGCCAAGTCGTCGATGGCGTTTTGTATCTCCACTCTCATCGAATTCTCCACAGAGATTTGTCCGTCAACAATCTATTGGTCACGAAAGAGCAACGAGTGGTTTGTACGCACAATTATTACACTACGAGTCGCTCGTATCGTTCTAACACTTATCATTCACATGTTCTTTTCAGAAAATAGCAGATTTCGGACTAGCGACACAACTCAATGAACCCAATGAAAAACATATGACGATGTGTGGAACGCCTAACTATATTTCACCTGAGGTTTTTATCATCTTTTTAATGTTGTTGCTTTGTATCGTAATAGCTTTATATAAACACTGCAAACTTTAGGTTGCTTCGAGGTCACAACACGGTCTTCCAGCGGACGTATGGGGTTTGGGTTGTTTGTTGTATATGCTACTCGTCGGGAAACCACCGTTCGATACCAATCATGTAAAACATACTCTGAATCGTGTCATTCAAGCAGACTACCATGTGAGTTTTTAATACTTgtctttaaataaaaagtaaaattttgtattgtcGAGTTTGAAGATAATATTGATTTCTTTTCAGATGCCACAAGGTCTGTCTAGAGAAGCTCAAGATTTATTGGATCGTCTTCTCCGTAAAAATCCAGCAGAACGGATCCCTTTGAACCAACTAGCTTGTCACCCGTTTCTTACCAAGTATTCAACTTTCGGTTCTAATAATTCAAAACGGGAAGACTCTGGTTTCCATACGTCTTTGCACACCACTCAATCTACTCAACACCATCGAACGAGGTTGGTCGAGATTTAATAcactatacattttaaaatgagttcatggaataaaataataatgattttttaaataggtTTGGAGACAGATTAACATCTGCCTTTATACCAATGCTCCAAAGAGTAAACAGTGTTGACAGATTTGACGCTCCCATAGTGAGGCCTAAGGAAATCACTGGTAGCCAACAGAACTTATATACCCCTGATAATCCATCAAACTGCAACATGCATGATTACGGCCACATACAAAGCACAGCCCAACACGATCTTCATTTTGATCATTGCGATTCTAACATGGAAACGTCGGAAGCCAATTATTGTAAATCTAAACCACAGCAAAAAGACTGTTTCAATAATATCGATGAAAGAAATCCTATACCCGTGCAAGAAAATTTGGGCAATGCtagtaataaagaaaatattataccAGGTGAGTGATATTTTGACTTCGGGTATAATCCAAAGACTTTGGAAGTAAGttcaattcattgtttgatacatttataCTGGATGAggtagtgaaattataattatattggtgaaaacataatttaatataataggaaacgttttattttatcaacaatATTCCAATGAGTAAAAATCAATTTTCGTTGTTGGTCTGAAATTcctgtaaattaaaattaaaacgaaaGCCACTCTCTTGTGTTAATTCTGTTAcagttgtataaaaataattttcaggaACACGGTCAATCGGAGTACCCCCTCTTTGCGCTGTGAGATTAGCCAAAACCACTCATCAAACCAGAAATGCCAAATTTACCATATCTGCAAACGGAAGTGTGACAGTTctcttcataaaaaaacgcggtcaTCTTCGAGAGGACAGAATTACTGAAGTGTGTGTCGTGTCTAAGGACGGCATGCAAGTAAGAATCGAGTCAAATCTCAAACTAACAGCGTCTGTGAAGGCTTTAATGAGGAAATTATTGTTCATTTTAGGTGATTATTTATACAGTAGATGGTGGCAAAGGTTGTCCAGTATCATCTCCGTTGCCGCCTTACACGTCATTACCGCAAGACACCTTTACATATCACAACCTGCCAGAAAAGCATTGGAAGAAATATCTGTATGCGGCTCGATTTGTTGATATGGTTAAAGCGAAAACTCCTAAAATCACAGTTTACAGTAGCGAAGCTAAATGCCATCTCATGGAAAACAGAACAGACTTTGAAGGGTTTTTTTATAATggtgaatatatatttaattagtttATTAAGCATATAAACCTAAAGCATAACCAAATTAACTGAATCTGTTCATTGCAGGAGTACACGTTAAAGTAACAGCTGTCGATGGAGTTAAAATTGTCGACCAGAATGGCAAAACTCATAGAGATGTAAAAAATTTAGAAACGTGtgtaaatcaaatatatactcATTTTCAAGAGGTTCGTATTTTTGATTGGTTAAATTATGTGCGATGGTAAGTTGTGTTTTGATTTTGTATTCGAATTATGTTGCAGTGTATGAACTGGTGCTTAGAAGTCGAATCTTTGTTGGAAGGCGCGTCCAAGGATTCCTATCCACTGGTTATTGGCAGACGTCCGAAGGCTCCGCAGAGTTCGATGCTCGTTAGTCGAATTTCTCAACAATGCACGCCAAATCTCGCCAACGGAGGCTCTATTGGTTCTTTCTACAATGCAACTGGAAGTGCTACTTCAAGAACTGTAAGTTTTCATAATATTCCTTAaaggtatatatattattttgtattttaataacctttttc
This genomic interval from Arctopsyche grandis isolate Sample6627 chromosome 8, ASM5162203v2, whole genome shotgun sequence contains the following:
- the SAK gene encoding polo like kinase SAK, translating into MTDGMRAAAPQIASHSPSPSPSTATSIGDRIEDYHVAELLGSGGFAQVYRAQCRRSRLHVAIKMIDKARMNSAGMADRVRQEVAIHSRLKHPSILELYTFFEDAHYVYLVLELAHNGSLASRFRLDAIGMSEEDSANILRQVVDGVLYLHSHRILHRDLSVNNLLVTKEQRVKIADFGLATQLNEPNEKHMTMCGTPNYISPEVASRSQHGLPADVWGLGCLLYMLLVGKPPFDTNHVKHTLNRVIQADYHMPQGLSREAQDLLDRLLRKNPAERIPLNQLACHPFLTKYSTFGSNNSKREDSGFHTSLHTTQSTQHHRTRFGDRLTSAFIPMLQRVNSVDRFDAPIVRPKEITGSQQNLYTPDNPSNCNMHDYGHIQSTAQHDLHFDHCDSNMETSEANYCKSKPQQKDCFNNIDERNPIPVQENLGNASNKENIIPGTRSIGVPPLCAVRLAKTTHQTRNAKFTISANGSVTVLFIKKRGHLREDRITEVCVVSKDGMQVIIYTVDGGKGCPVSSPLPPYTSLPQDTFTYHNLPEKHWKKYLYAARFVDMVKAKTPKITVYSSEAKCHLMENRTDFEGFFYNGVHVKVTAVDGVKIVDQNGKTHRDVKNLETCVNQIYTHFQECMNWCLEVESLLEGASKDSYPLVIGRRPKAPQSSMLVSRISQQCTPNLANGGSIGSFYNATGSATSRTDTAEFGGVLSFGAGQLRAFNPLGERNVPFKSSSNNILTNSALRSKFNPQYAGDLQR